The proteins below come from a single Crossiella sp. CA-258035 genomic window:
- a CDS encoding NAD(P)/FAD-dependent oxidoreductase, producing MRVIIIGAGVGGPTLAAALGKAGLDAEVYEAHDGPGIGIGAFLGLAPNGLSVLRTLGLLDAVRGTPGAHVSHRTEFLDGAGRRLGLLDDGSAALAPELHSLGVRRGELQAALAAGVRVEYGKRLVGYTAHAAGVVAEFADGSTAEGDVLIGADGLHSPVRRIMDPAAPAPRYSGLLGLGGWTSGLPVRPTPATTGRMVFGRRGFFLYGTAPDGDVYWGVNFPHPELSRAEIAARGPVYWRQHLIERFAGQLPDATTILAGSESRWFQPFGLYDLGNLPRWTSGRVGLIGDAAHAVPNSSGQGAAMAIEDAITLARCLRDLPEPEPALRRFEQLRRPRVERIIAEGQRRGGLKTLTNPVAVALRDLALRVVLRRLSRTSGHSWIFDHRIDFAEPVGGRG from the coding sequence ATGCGAGTGATCATCATCGGTGCGGGGGTCGGTGGTCCGACCTTGGCCGCCGCGCTGGGCAAGGCCGGGCTGGACGCCGAGGTCTACGAGGCGCACGACGGGCCGGGGATCGGCATCGGCGCGTTCCTCGGACTGGCGCCCAACGGGTTGTCGGTGCTGCGCACCCTGGGCCTGCTGGACGCGGTGCGCGGGACGCCCGGCGCGCACGTCAGCCACCGGACCGAGTTCCTGGACGGCGCGGGCCGGCGGCTCGGCCTGCTCGACGACGGGTCCGCGGCGCTGGCGCCGGAGCTGCACAGCCTCGGCGTGCGGCGCGGCGAACTCCAGGCCGCGCTCGCCGCGGGCGTGCGGGTCGAGTACGGCAAGCGGCTGGTCGGCTACACCGCGCACGCCGCCGGGGTGGTGGCCGAGTTCGCCGACGGCAGCACCGCCGAGGGCGATGTGCTCATCGGCGCGGACGGGCTGCACTCCCCGGTCCGCCGGATCATGGACCCCGCCGCACCCGCGCCCCGCTACTCCGGCCTGCTCGGCCTCGGCGGCTGGACCTCCGGGCTGCCGGTCCGGCCCACCCCCGCGACCACCGGCCGGATGGTGTTCGGCAGGCGGGGCTTCTTCCTCTACGGCACCGCGCCGGACGGTGACGTCTACTGGGGCGTCAACTTCCCGCACCCCGAGCTCAGCCGCGCGGAGATCGCCGCGCGCGGCCCGGTGTACTGGCGGCAGCACCTCATCGAGCGGTTCGCCGGTCAACTGCCGGACGCGACCACCATCCTGGCCGGCAGCGAGTCCCGCTGGTTCCAGCCCTTCGGCCTCTACGACCTGGGGAACCTGCCGCGCTGGACCAGCGGCCGGGTCGGCCTGATCGGCGACGCGGCGCACGCGGTGCCGAACTCCAGCGGGCAGGGCGCGGCGATGGCCATCGAGGACGCGATCACCCTGGCCCGGTGCCTGCGCGACCTGCCGGAGCCCGAGCCCGCGCTGCGCCGGTTCGAGCAGCTGCGCAGGCCCAGGGTGGAGCGGATCATCGCCGAGGGGCAGCGGCGCGGCGGGCTGAAGACGCTGACCAACCCGGTCGCGGTCGCGCTGCGGGACCTGGCGCTGCGCGTGGTGCTCCGGCGCCTGTCCCGCACCAGCGGCCACTCGTGGATCTTCGACCACCGGATCGACTTCGCCGAACCGGTCGGGGGCCGCGGCTGA
- a CDS encoding inositol-3-phosphate synthase, producing MSGDRRKVRVAIVGVGNCAASLVQGVQYYRDADPGSRVPGLMHVQFGDYHVRDIEFVAAFDVDAKKVGADLSEAILASENNTIKICDVPPLGVPVQRGHTLDGLGHYYRETIQESDEQPVDVARALREAEADVLVSYLPVGSEAADRFYAQAAIDARVAFVNALPVFIASDPVWAEKFRAAGVPIVGDDIKSQVGATITHRVLAKLFEDRGVILDRTMQLNVGGNMDFMNMLERDRLESKKVSKTQAVTSQVEHDLGARNVHIGPSDYVAWLDDRKWAYVRLEGRAFGDVPLNLEYKLEVWDSPNSAGVIIDAVRAAKIALDRGVGGPVLSASSYFMKSPPEQYDDSAAREKVERFIRGED from the coding sequence ATGTCCGGAGACCGCCGCAAGGTGCGGGTGGCCATCGTCGGCGTCGGGAACTGCGCCGCCTCGCTGGTGCAGGGCGTGCAGTACTACCGCGACGCCGACCCCGGCAGTCGGGTGCCCGGCCTGATGCACGTGCAGTTCGGCGACTACCACGTGCGCGACATCGAGTTCGTGGCCGCCTTCGACGTGGACGCCAAGAAGGTCGGCGCCGACCTGTCCGAGGCGATCCTGGCCAGCGAGAACAACACCATCAAGATCTGCGACGTGCCGCCGCTGGGCGTGCCGGTGCAGCGCGGGCACACCCTGGACGGGCTGGGCCACTACTACCGGGAGACCATCCAGGAGTCCGACGAGCAGCCGGTGGACGTGGCGCGGGCGTTACGCGAGGCCGAGGCCGACGTGCTGGTCTCCTACCTGCCGGTGGGCTCGGAGGCGGCGGACCGCTTCTACGCCCAGGCCGCCATCGACGCGCGGGTGGCCTTCGTCAACGCGCTGCCGGTGTTCATCGCCAGCGACCCGGTGTGGGCGGAGAAGTTCCGCGCCGCGGGCGTGCCGATCGTGGGCGATGACATCAAGTCGCAGGTCGGCGCGACCATCACGCACCGGGTGCTGGCCAAGCTGTTCGAGGACCGGGGTGTGATCCTGGACCGCACCATGCAGCTCAACGTGGGCGGCAACATGGACTTCATGAACATGCTGGAGCGGGACCGCCTGGAGTCCAAGAAGGTCTCCAAGACCCAGGCGGTCACCTCCCAGGTCGAGCACGACCTCGGCGCCCGCAACGTGCACATCGGCCCGTCGGACTACGTGGCCTGGCTGGACGACCGCAAGTGGGCCTACGTCCGGCTGGAGGGCCGCGCCTTCGGCGACGTGCCGCTGAACCTGGAGTACAAGCTGGAGGTCTGGGACTCGCCCAACTCCGCGGGTGTGATCATCGACGCGGTGCGCGCGGCCAAGATCGCGCTGGACCGCGGTGTCGGCGGCCCGGTGCTCTCCGCCTCCTCCTACTTCATGAAGTCCCCGCCGGAGCAGTACGACGACTCCGCGGCCAGGGAGAAGGTCGAGCGGTTCATCCGCGGCGAGGACTGA
- a CDS encoding PadR family transcriptional regulator, whose amino-acid sequence MLELAILGILHRAPMHGYELRKQLGCLLCGHRPAFSFGSLYPTLRRLQDAGLIAEDGGGAAATGGRARRVYGLSAAGREHFACLLAEVQPQHWEDDCFGVRLAFFSRTPPATRLRILEGRRRCVAERRERIQSTLDRSCEHVDHYTRQLQRLGLDGADREVRWLDELIEAEHRQP is encoded by the coding sequence ATGCTGGAGCTGGCGATCCTCGGCATCCTGCACCGGGCCCCCATGCACGGCTATGAGCTGCGAAAACAGCTGGGCTGCTTGCTGTGCGGGCACCGGCCTGCCTTCTCCTTCGGCTCGCTGTACCCCACCCTGCGCCGGTTGCAGGACGCCGGGCTGATCGCCGAGGACGGCGGGGGCGCGGCGGCCACCGGGGGCCGGGCGCGGCGGGTCTACGGGCTCAGCGCGGCCGGCCGGGAGCACTTCGCCTGCCTGCTCGCCGAGGTGCAGCCGCAGCACTGGGAGGACGACTGCTTCGGCGTCCGCCTGGCCTTCTTCTCCCGCACGCCGCCCGCGACGCGGCTGCGGATCCTGGAGGGCAGGCGGCGCTGTGTGGCGGAACGGCGGGAACGGATCCAGTCCACGCTGGACCGCTCCTGCGAGCACGTCGACCACTACACCCGGCAGTTGCAGCGGCTCGGCCTGGACGGCGCCGACCGCGAGGTGCGGTGGCTGGACGAGCTGATCGAGGCGGAACACCGCCAGCCATGA
- a CDS encoding DUF5318 domain-containing protein, protein MRTQRQVVDYALQRRALLAEVYSGRSGVMEVCDASPYLLRAAKFHGEPSTVTCPVCRKEPLTLVSWVYGDELKHAAGSARTAEELARMATLFVEFSVYVVEVCRTCSWNHLVQSYVLGTGGLRSGSSQRKTAAE, encoded by the coding sequence GTGCGAACCCAGCGGCAGGTGGTCGACTACGCGTTGCAGCGCCGTGCGCTGCTCGCGGAGGTCTACTCCGGCCGGTCTGGGGTCATGGAGGTGTGCGACGCCAGTCCATACCTGCTCCGCGCGGCGAAGTTCCACGGCGAACCCAGCACGGTGACCTGTCCTGTGTGCCGCAAGGAACCCCTGACGCTGGTGTCCTGGGTGTACGGCGATGAGCTCAAGCACGCGGCGGGCTCGGCCCGCACAGCTGAAGAACTCGCGCGCATGGCAACCCTTTTCGTGGAGTTCAGCGTTTACGTAGTCGAGGTGTGCCGCACCTGCAGCTGGAACCACCTGGTGCAGTCATACGTCCTCGGGACGGGTGGCCTGCGCAGCGGCAGCTCCCAAAGGAAGACCGCCGCGGAGTGA
- a CDS encoding transglycosylase domain-containing protein, translating into MNERDDRRRDGRPGGPEETGEHTGQWVPNWDEDDTPPPGPRQGPPPGGPHGPPPGGPRPPMPPQGGRPMPPGGPGTPPRGGPLPPPGMGHGGPNTPPGGAPMGHGGPNTPPGGAPVPPGQRPPFNGGPGPNGGFGGPPRQQHPSDMPTDMLPPVDDGYPREPELLTHREPLPGDPDYDDTHVVQADELSPEEERKLRKKKIWRRVRRTGYVLAAIGIIAPVLAFVIAYQFVTVKTPEEVFADVKQVVTINYADGSELGKIVPQGGERVQLKFQEIPQVIRDAVLSTEDKNFYENPGFDPIGILRAVFNNLTGGTGGGSGITQQYIKISTGDDERSLTRKFTELVKAAKMNTQYEKDDILTNYLNVIAFGRGADGIEAAAKAYFNKSAKEINRPEEAALLAAVIQRPYEWDPAINREKSVKRWNDVLDKMVENGKIQKAARDQMQFPEDGDKPGQLRDRQDAIRAKGGLQGTKALIQQQVEAELDRNKISAAAIRKNGYTITTTIDKKAQESAEAAVQKVVFAKGQPENLRSALVATDPKTGGILAYYGSRDGKGFDYAKASQPPGSSFKAFVVAAALEKEIGLGSTFDSSSPRTFSASRGSPGYTVTNASRGGYPCTMCSIREMTQYSVNTAFVDLALKVGTKSVANAAIEAGIPSEINDKPSLGLGSGASPMAGIALGSYEVRTMDMSAAYATFANDGMKFEQHFVAKVTDSAGNVKYQFDKAAKPAFDQSNSQRNTDIARNVTEALKPVAKYSTVPLDNDRPSAAKTGTHQYEKEKGSPHNSRAWMVGYTPSISTAVWVGTDKNEILKGKWNAGRLQSAPKDMYGKDEPGWVWKEFMDAYLNGTKVETFPAAKPIGQFEAPATTTSAASTSSTPTSSSAPPTSSSEQPTSSKQTTSNPNPTCGVWPWPSCKPTTTPTKPSRTTGEDPPGGGDPPGRGRGGGNGEG; encoded by the coding sequence GTGAACGAGCGCGACGACCGACGGCGTGACGGCCGACCGGGTGGACCCGAGGAGACCGGTGAGCACACCGGTCAGTGGGTGCCCAACTGGGACGAAGACGACACTCCGCCACCGGGCCCCCGCCAGGGCCCGCCGCCGGGTGGGCCACACGGCCCGCCGCCCGGCGGCCCGCGCCCCCCGATGCCGCCCCAGGGCGGCAGGCCCATGCCACCCGGCGGCCCCGGCACCCCGCCCCGAGGCGGCCCGCTGCCACCCCCCGGCATGGGCCACGGCGGCCCGAACACGCCGCCCGGCGGCGCGCCCATGGGCCACGGTGGTCCGAACACCCCGCCCGGCGGCGCACCCGTGCCACCCGGCCAGCGCCCCCCGTTCAACGGCGGTCCCGGCCCGAACGGCGGCTTCGGCGGCCCGCCCCGCCAGCAGCACCCGTCGGACATGCCCACCGACATGCTCCCCCCGGTCGACGACGGCTACCCGCGTGAGCCAGAGCTGCTCACCCACCGCGAACCCCTGCCGGGCGACCCGGACTACGACGACACCCACGTCGTCCAAGCCGACGAGCTGAGCCCGGAGGAGGAACGGAAGCTGCGCAAGAAGAAGATCTGGCGCCGGGTCCGCCGCACCGGCTACGTGCTGGCCGCCATCGGCATCATCGCCCCGGTGCTGGCCTTCGTGATCGCCTACCAGTTCGTCACGGTGAAGACGCCGGAAGAGGTCTTCGCCGACGTCAAGCAGGTCGTCACGATCAACTACGCGGACGGCAGCGAGCTCGGCAAGATCGTGCCGCAGGGTGGTGAGCGGGTTCAGCTGAAGTTCCAGGAGATCCCGCAGGTCATCCGGGACGCGGTGCTCTCGACCGAGGACAAGAACTTCTACGAGAACCCGGGCTTCGACCCGATCGGCATCCTGCGCGCGGTGTTCAACAACCTCACCGGCGGCACCGGCGGCGGCTCCGGCATCACCCAGCAGTACATCAAGATCTCCACCGGCGACGACGAGCGGTCACTGACCCGAAAGTTCACCGAGCTGGTCAAAGCCGCCAAGATGAACACCCAGTACGAGAAGGACGACATCCTCACCAACTACCTCAACGTGATCGCCTTCGGCCGCGGCGCCGACGGCATCGAGGCGGCGGCCAAGGCGTACTTCAACAAGAGCGCCAAGGAGATCAACCGCCCTGAGGAAGCCGCCCTGCTGGCCGCGGTCATCCAGCGCCCGTACGAGTGGGACCCGGCGATCAACCGGGAGAAGTCGGTCAAGCGCTGGAACGACGTGCTCGACAAGATGGTCGAGAACGGCAAGATCCAGAAGGCCGCCCGGGACCAGATGCAGTTCCCCGAGGACGGCGACAAGCCCGGCCAGCTGCGCGACCGGCAGGACGCAATCAGGGCCAAGGGCGGCCTGCAGGGCACGAAGGCGCTGATCCAGCAGCAGGTCGAGGCCGAACTGGACCGCAACAAGATCAGCGCGGCGGCGATCCGCAAGAACGGCTACACGATCACCACCACGATCGACAAGAAGGCCCAGGAGTCCGCCGAGGCCGCCGTGCAGAAGGTGGTCTTCGCCAAGGGCCAGCCGGAGAACCTGCGCTCGGCCCTGGTCGCCACCGACCCGAAGACCGGCGGCATCCTGGCCTACTACGGCAGCAGGGACGGCAAGGGCTTCGACTACGCCAAGGCCTCCCAGCCGCCGGGCTCCTCGTTCAAGGCCTTCGTGGTCGCGGCGGCGCTGGAGAAGGAGATCGGCCTCGGCTCGACCTTCGACAGCAGCTCGCCGCGGACCTTCTCCGCCAGCAGGGGCTCGCCCGGCTACACCGTGACCAACGCCAGCCGCGGCGGATACCCGTGCACCATGTGCTCGATCCGGGAGATGACGCAGTACTCGGTCAACACCGCCTTCGTCGACCTCGCCCTGAAGGTGGGCACGAAGTCGGTGGCCAACGCCGCGATCGAGGCCGGGATCCCGTCTGAGATCAACGACAAGCCGAGCCTCGGCCTCGGCAGCGGCGCCTCCCCGATGGCGGGTATCGCGCTGGGTAGCTATGAAGTGCGGACCATGGACATGTCCGCGGCGTACGCGACCTTCGCCAACGACGGCATGAAGTTCGAGCAGCACTTCGTGGCCAAGGTGACCGACTCCGCGGGCAACGTGAAGTACCAGTTCGACAAGGCCGCCAAGCCCGCCTTCGACCAGTCGAACAGCCAGCGCAACACCGACATCGCGCGCAACGTGACCGAGGCGCTCAAGCCGGTGGCCAAGTACTCCACCGTGCCGCTCGACAACGACCGGCCCTCGGCCGCCAAGACCGGCACCCACCAGTACGAGAAGGAGAAGGGCAGCCCGCACAACTCCCGTGCATGGATGGTGGGCTACACCCCGTCGATCTCCACCGCGGTCTGGGTGGGCACCGACAAGAACGAGATCCTCAAGGGCAAGTGGAACGCCGGCAGGCTGCAGTCCGCGCCGAAGGACATGTACGGCAAGGACGAGCCGGGCTGGGTGTGGAAGGAGTTCATGGACGCCTACCTCAACGGCACCAAGGTCGAAACCTTCCCGGCCGCCAAGCCGATCGGCCAGTTCGAGGCGCCGGCGACCACCACCAGCGCCGCCTCGACCAGCTCGACCCCCACGAGCTCCTCGGCCCCGCCGACCAGCAGCAGCGAGCAGCCGACCAGCTCCAAGCAGACCACCAGCAACCCGAACCCCACCTGCGGGGTCTGGCCGTGGCCGAGCTGCAAGCCGACCACCACGCCGACCAAGCCGTCCAGGACCACCGGGGAGGACCCGCCCGGTGGTGGTGACCCGCCCGGCCGCGGCCGGGGCGGCGGCAACGGCGAAGGATGA
- a CDS encoding peptidase inhibitor family I36 protein, producing the protein MKRFLAIALMLVSFGFFALPPAPAEARCIITGTYCIHEHRDYNGEACVWKGSVPNYLGQTSLNGFSCNDMASSWTNNGTGPIRCLVSFMHANYSVRMWEAYGDHMKSDWVGDEHNDKASSHQWVRC; encoded by the coding sequence GTGAAAAGATTTCTGGCAATCGCATTGATGCTGGTGAGTTTCGGGTTCTTCGCGTTGCCGCCCGCCCCGGCTGAGGCTCGCTGCATCATCACGGGAACCTACTGCATCCATGAACACAGGGACTACAACGGCGAAGCCTGCGTCTGGAAGGGCTCCGTGCCGAACTACCTCGGCCAGACGAGCCTCAACGGATTCTCCTGCAACGACATGGCCAGTTCGTGGACGAACAACGGGACTGGTCCTATCCGTTGCCTGGTCTCCTTCATGCACGCCAACTACAGCGTCCGCATGTGGGAGGCATACGGCGATCACATGAAGTCGGACTGGGTAGGCGACGAACACAACGACAAGGCGAGTTCCCACCAGTGGGTGCGTTGCTGA
- a CDS encoding SGNH/GDSL hydrolase family protein — MPILLLASSAQVADARPLAVPTTSSASPHVAKQAREVAPGRRNELLGGGWQQSADRAWTLAGDADGLHIMVAEARAGYAWRTAASLSEPGFDTDRWLGNGCVTSSGRRLVVVYAPRAFTNKAELFDRGGFTAIVDLESGQVRKLPLLASLAYYNPGCGAGETAVLTQDGTEHSGKIRLLQVDAAQGVLSKPVDVPGQLTSPVPTKDGIVAADRDGLVRVLPDGKRMLLARSASTPFRVRSDAEGGVVFMDREGDRAFVRRAVPVPVPGRSVGRTRTETLASGPLTELGLTGSADGSVFITGRTDTVAPLPRAVRVLAEAKDTTVSTLGKLALTGIGRTGGVDPRSTEAVAVTGEIRIEAKVQATGKSLEFAVDPADSAGPDAAGRSPHPKLASSTPLQSRATGDPANPVEEERFCSVPRNDVANQAMQPKPRQVEWAANQAVRNSLHVLRPANWKNLGMPAYTPQGLFPPISLDGGGNVPAQVFLGILAQESNLWQAGRSALPGVTANPLIGNFHGRDIYNKKPNGEPLTEDDWDIVWERADCGYGVAQVTDGMRLKGKEKRGETALPYAQQRAVALDFAANIAAGLRILQDKWNQTRRAGMIIHEGEPQYLENWFFAIWAYNSGLHPDRGDGSPWGVGWGNNPVNPKYPANRSPFLENGYDDARVPNLWPYQEKVLGWAGHPIESVESPGKLIAGYRQAWWAGGPTAGVANRKAVKPPVNLFCDDSNWCKPGQKFTPDDPGEPGDPDSNVRGELAGPCAHKSIRDKYDLKCWYHKPASWKTDCASECGNELLRFDPGYAYQEDGNSYPPVCDRRGLPENAAIVDDVPHTTPSVRSDCDSTAWKSEGSFALEFAGDGKGMYPSKVDLHQIGAGFGGHFWFGHTRKPTDEGGKLRVSGTWTLNRPLHKWARVLIHLPDHGAHTQQAKYLIDQGNGRFDHARYLSQGVLANRWVSAGVYKFDGVPRVRLSTETKDGYGEEDIAFDAIAFQEMDEKPQHIVASIGDSYTSGEGAGDYSAESDANHGKPRWAACRRSANAWPRKLMLPRVSTSLGALSDGFSTQAELGFVACSGARTENVYSFEPGSWTNPAQYERGEGQFREFPQTESGVLTKHTTLVTLSIGGNDRDAFTNALVECSYPVPDCSKDETFLPRYKALIDSVGPQIEKIVRDVRQKAENAKILLVGYPEIFSRTVKCSGTLWFDGGETAALASLAAHLASVQSDLVNRLSSQDGIPIGFTSPVNEFVGHGACDDPEWINKFVLGPNGNGDFHSGDKPTKLCIPFSGGACLSRESFHPKRDGTSAYARVVQAALPRIGYL; from the coding sequence ATGCCAATCCTGCTGCTGGCATCGTCAGCGCAGGTAGCTGACGCCCGGCCGCTAGCGGTTCCGACCACGTCCTCCGCTTCGCCTCACGTTGCCAAGCAAGCCCGCGAGGTCGCGCCCGGTCGCCGAAACGAACTGCTCGGAGGTGGCTGGCAGCAGTCCGCCGATCGCGCATGGACGCTGGCAGGCGATGCGGACGGCTTGCACATCATGGTGGCCGAGGCCCGTGCCGGTTACGCATGGCGGACGGCGGCATCCCTGTCCGAGCCTGGCTTCGACACCGATCGGTGGCTGGGGAACGGCTGTGTCACCAGCTCAGGCAGGCGCCTGGTCGTGGTCTACGCTCCGCGGGCTTTCACCAACAAGGCGGAGCTGTTTGATCGCGGTGGATTCACCGCGATCGTGGACCTGGAGTCCGGCCAGGTGCGGAAGCTGCCACTACTGGCATCCCTCGCCTACTACAACCCGGGTTGCGGCGCAGGCGAGACCGCGGTGCTCACCCAGGACGGCACGGAGCACAGCGGAAAGATCCGGTTGCTCCAGGTCGATGCTGCCCAGGGCGTGCTGAGCAAACCTGTGGACGTGCCGGGTCAGCTGACCTCGCCAGTGCCGACCAAGGACGGCATCGTGGCCGCGGACCGCGATGGCCTCGTCCGCGTGCTGCCGGACGGAAAACGGATGTTGTTGGCTCGCTCCGCTTCGACGCCTTTCCGCGTTCGTTCGGACGCTGAGGGTGGCGTGGTCTTCATGGACCGCGAGGGAGACAGGGCATTCGTTCGCCGGGCAGTTCCTGTTCCTGTTCCTGGACGTTCAGTGGGCCGCACCCGAACGGAAACCCTCGCGAGCGGACCGTTGACCGAACTTGGCCTGACTGGTTCCGCGGATGGCTCGGTGTTCATCACCGGCCGGACGGACACCGTCGCTCCGCTGCCCCGTGCGGTCCGTGTGTTGGCGGAGGCCAAGGACACAACGGTCTCCACGCTGGGCAAGCTCGCTCTGACCGGGATTGGCCGGACCGGCGGCGTCGACCCACGTTCGACGGAAGCGGTGGCCGTGACCGGTGAAATCCGGATCGAGGCCAAGGTTCAGGCGACGGGGAAGAGTCTGGAGTTCGCCGTGGACCCGGCCGATTCGGCTGGGCCGGACGCCGCCGGCAGGTCTCCTCATCCCAAACTCGCCAGCAGCACGCCGTTGCAGTCCCGCGCGACTGGTGATCCGGCCAACCCGGTCGAGGAGGAACGGTTCTGTTCGGTGCCGCGCAACGACGTCGCCAACCAGGCCATGCAGCCCAAACCACGGCAGGTGGAGTGGGCGGCGAACCAGGCCGTGCGTAATAGCCTGCACGTGCTGCGCCCTGCCAACTGGAAGAACCTCGGCATGCCCGCCTACACCCCGCAGGGCCTGTTCCCGCCGATCTCACTGGACGGTGGCGGCAACGTGCCAGCCCAGGTCTTCCTCGGCATCCTCGCCCAGGAGTCCAATCTCTGGCAGGCCGGGCGTTCCGCACTGCCCGGCGTGACGGCCAACCCGTTGATCGGCAACTTCCACGGCCGCGACATCTACAACAAGAAGCCCAACGGCGAGCCGCTCACCGAGGATGACTGGGACATCGTCTGGGAAAGAGCGGACTGTGGCTATGGGGTCGCACAGGTCACTGACGGCATGCGGTTGAAGGGCAAGGAGAAGCGGGGCGAGACCGCGTTGCCGTACGCGCAACAGCGCGCCGTCGCGCTCGACTTCGCGGCCAATATCGCGGCCGGTCTGCGGATCCTGCAGGACAAGTGGAACCAGACCCGACGAGCCGGAATGATCATTCACGAGGGCGAGCCCCAGTACCTTGAGAACTGGTTCTTCGCGATCTGGGCCTACAACTCGGGCCTCCACCCTGACCGTGGCGACGGAAGCCCCTGGGGCGTCGGCTGGGGCAACAACCCGGTCAACCCGAAGTACCCCGCCAACCGCTCGCCCTTCCTGGAGAACGGTTACGACGATGCCCGGGTGCCGAACCTGTGGCCGTACCAGGAGAAGGTGCTTGGCTGGGCTGGACATCCCATCGAATCGGTCGAGTCTCCCGGCAAACTGATCGCCGGTTACCGCCAGGCATGGTGGGCGGGCGGTCCCACGGCGGGTGTGGCCAACCGGAAGGCGGTCAAGCCTCCGGTCAACCTCTTCTGTGACGACTCGAACTGGTGCAAGCCGGGCCAGAAGTTCACTCCGGATGACCCAGGGGAGCCCGGCGATCCGGACAGCAATGTTCGAGGCGAGCTTGCCGGCCCCTGCGCGCACAAGAGCATCCGGGACAAGTACGACCTGAAGTGCTGGTACCACAAGCCAGCCAGCTGGAAGACCGACTGCGCCTCGGAGTGCGGCAACGAACTGCTGCGGTTCGATCCTGGCTACGCCTATCAGGAGGACGGCAACAGCTACCCACCTGTCTGCGACCGACGAGGTCTCCCTGAGAACGCCGCCATTGTCGATGACGTCCCGCACACCACGCCCAGCGTACGAAGTGACTGCGACTCAACTGCGTGGAAGAGCGAGGGCAGCTTCGCACTCGAGTTCGCCGGGGACGGCAAGGGGATGTATCCGTCCAAAGTGGACCTCCACCAGATCGGCGCCGGCTTCGGCGGCCACTTCTGGTTCGGCCACACCAGGAAGCCCACCGATGAGGGCGGCAAGCTGCGGGTGTCCGGAACCTGGACACTGAACCGGCCGCTGCACAAGTGGGCTCGCGTGCTGATCCACCTTCCCGACCACGGGGCGCACACCCAGCAGGCGAAATATCTGATCGACCAAGGCAACGGCCGGTTCGACCATGCCCGATACCTCTCCCAGGGAGTGCTCGCCAACCGGTGGGTCTCGGCAGGCGTCTACAAGTTCGACGGCGTGCCCAGGGTGCGACTGAGCACCGAGACCAAGGACGGCTACGGCGAGGAGGACATCGCCTTCGACGCCATCGCCTTCCAGGAGATGGACGAGAAACCGCAGCACATCGTGGCGAGCATCGGCGACTCCTACACCTCCGGTGAAGGCGCGGGTGACTACTCGGCGGAGTCCGACGCGAACCACGGCAAGCCGCGTTGGGCTGCGTGTCGGCGCAGCGCCAACGCCTGGCCACGCAAGTTGATGTTGCCGCGTGTGTCCACCAGTCTCGGCGCTCTCTCTGATGGCTTCAGCACGCAGGCGGAACTCGGCTTCGTCGCCTGCTCCGGAGCCCGGACTGAGAACGTGTACAGCTTCGAGCCGGGTTCCTGGACCAATCCGGCTCAGTACGAACGCGGTGAAGGGCAGTTCCGCGAGTTCCCGCAGACCGAATCCGGAGTGCTCACCAAGCATACGACCCTGGTGACACTGAGCATTGGCGGCAACGATCGAGACGCGTTCACGAATGCGCTCGTCGAGTGTTCCTACCCGGTTCCCGACTGCAGCAAGGACGAGACGTTCTTACCCAGGTACAAAGCACTCATCGACAGCGTCGGCCCACAGATCGAGAAGATCGTCCGAGATGTGCGTCAAAAGGCAGAGAACGCGAAGATCCTCCTGGTTGGCTATCCAGAGATATTCAGTCGTACCGTCAAGTGCTCCGGCACGCTGTGGTTCGACGGGGGCGAGACCGCGGCACTTGCCAGCCTGGCCGCCCACCTGGCCAGCGTGCAGTCCGACCTGGTCAACAGGTTGTCCAGCCAGGACGGTATCCCGATCGGGTTCACCAGTCCGGTCAACGAGTTCGTCGGCCACGGAGCCTGTGATGATCCTGAATGGATCAACAAGTTCGTCCTCGGACCGAACGGCAACGGGGACTTCCATTCCGGAGACAAGCCGACGAAACTGTGCATCCCGTTCAGCGGCGGGGCGTGCCTGAGCCGGGAAAGCTTCCACCCGAAGCGGGATGGAACCTCGGCATACGCTCGGGTGGTACAAGCGGCGTTGCCGCGGATCGGATACCTCTGA